The following proteins are encoded in a genomic region of Kosakonia oryzae:
- the argO gene encoding arginine exporter ArgO — MLSYYFQGLMLGAALILPLGPQNAFVMNQGIRRQYHIMTAFLCTMSDVVLICAGVFGGSALLMQSPWLLALVTWGGVAFLLWYGFGALKTALSSHLELASAEALRQGRWRIIATMLAVTWLNPHVYLDTFVVLGSLGGQLDAEPKRWFALGTMSASFLWFFSLALLAAWLAPRLRTAKAQQLINAVVGLVMWFIAFQLAHEGIHHVQGLFS; from the coding sequence GTGTTATCTTATTACTTTCAAGGCCTTATGCTTGGGGCCGCGTTGATCCTGCCGCTTGGGCCGCAAAACGCTTTTGTGATGAACCAGGGGATCCGCAGGCAGTATCACATCATGACTGCCTTTTTATGCACGATGAGCGATGTGGTGCTGATCTGCGCTGGCGTGTTTGGCGGCAGCGCGCTGTTGATGCAATCCCCGTGGCTGCTGGCGCTGGTGACCTGGGGCGGTGTGGCGTTTCTGCTATGGTACGGTTTTGGCGCACTGAAAACGGCACTGAGTAGTCATCTCGAACTGGCAAGCGCCGAAGCATTACGCCAGGGGCGCTGGCGTATCATTGCGACCATGCTGGCGGTTACCTGGCTCAACCCGCATGTCTATCTCGACACTTTTGTGGTACTGGGTAGTCTCGGCGGCCAACTGGATGCTGAGCCAAAGCGCTGGTTCGCGCTGGGCACGATGAGCGCTTCTTTCCTGTGGTTTTTCAGCCTTGCGTTGCTCGCCGCCTGGCTTGCTCCTCGTTTGCGCACGGCGAAAGCGCAGCAGCTAATCAACGCTGTGGTTGGGTTGGTAATGTGGTTTATTGCCTTCCAGCTTGCACATGAAGGTATTCATCATGTACAGGGATTATTCAGTTAG
- a CDS encoding oxidative stress defense protein has product MKFKVMALAAAVGFSAMAVQANELPDGPHIVTSGTASVDATPDIATLAIEVNVAAKDAASAKKQADDRVAQYLSFLEQNGIARKDINSANLRTQPDYDYQNGKSILKGYRAVRTVEVTLRELDKLNSLLDGALKAGLNEIRSVSLGVAQAESFKDKARKAAIDDATRQAQQLAAGFNAKLGPVYSIRYHVSNYQPSPMVRMMKADAAPVSAQETYEQPTIQFDDQVDVVFQLEPAQAEQPAATAAK; this is encoded by the coding sequence GTGAAATTTAAAGTGATGGCCCTGGCGGCGGCAGTCGGTTTTAGCGCAATGGCAGTACAGGCAAACGAATTGCCTGACGGCCCGCATATTGTCACCTCAGGCACGGCAAGCGTGGATGCAACTCCGGATATCGCCACGCTGGCGATCGAAGTGAACGTCGCCGCTAAAGACGCCGCATCAGCGAAAAAACAGGCCGATGACCGCGTTGCGCAATACCTGAGTTTCCTTGAGCAAAATGGTATCGCCAGAAAAGACATTAATTCCGCAAACTTACGCACCCAGCCAGATTACGACTACCAGAACGGCAAAAGCATCCTGAAAGGTTATCGCGCTGTGCGTACGGTTGAAGTGACATTGCGCGAGCTGGATAAACTTAACTCACTGCTGGATGGCGCGCTGAAAGCGGGTCTGAATGAGATTCGCTCCGTGTCGTTGGGTGTTGCGCAAGCGGAGTCCTTCAAAGATAAAGCGCGCAAAGCGGCGATTGATGATGCGACCCGTCAGGCGCAGCAGCTGGCAGCCGGTTTTAATGCCAAACTCGGCCCGGTTTACAGCATTCGCTACCATGTTTCTAATTATCAGCCCAGCCCAATGGTGCGGATGATGAAAGCGGATGCCGCGCCGGTTTCCGCACAGGAAACCTACGAGCAGCCGACGATTCAGTTTGACGATCAGGTTGATGTGGTGTTCCAGCTTGAGCCAGCTCAGGCTGAACAGCCGGCAGCAACCGCGGCGAAGTAA
- the argP gene encoding DNA-binding transcriptional regulator ArgP: MKRPDYRTLQALDAVIRERGFERAAQKLCITQSAVSQRIKQLENMFGQPLLVRTVPPRPTEQGQKLLALLRQVELLEEEWLGDEQTGSTPLLLSLAVNADSLATWLLPALAPVLVDSPIRLNLQVEDETRTQERLRRGEVVGAVSIQPQALPSCLVDQLGALDYLFVGSKEFAERYFPNGVTRSALLKAPAVAFDHLDDMHQAFLQQYFDLPPGSVPCHIVNSSEAFVQLARQGTTCCMIPHLQIEKELKSGDLIDLTPGLLQRRMLYWHRFAPESRMMRNVTDALLEYGHRVLRQD, translated from the coding sequence ATGAAACGTCCGGACTACAGAACCTTACAGGCGCTTGATGCGGTCATTCGTGAGCGTGGGTTTGAGCGCGCCGCGCAAAAACTGTGTATTACTCAGTCCGCCGTGTCGCAGCGCATAAAACAGCTCGAAAACATGTTCGGCCAGCCATTGCTGGTACGTACTGTTCCGCCGCGCCCCACCGAACAAGGGCAAAAACTGCTGGCGCTATTGCGTCAGGTTGAGCTGCTGGAAGAGGAGTGGCTGGGCGATGAGCAAACGGGTTCGACGCCGCTGCTGTTGTCGCTGGCGGTCAACGCCGACAGCCTGGCAACCTGGCTGCTGCCTGCGCTGGCCCCGGTGCTGGTGGATTCCCCCATCCGGTTGAACTTGCAGGTTGAGGATGAAACCCGCACCCAGGAGCGACTGCGTCGTGGTGAGGTGGTTGGCGCGGTCAGTATTCAGCCGCAGGCGCTGCCGAGCTGCCTTGTCGATCAACTTGGCGCACTGGATTACCTGTTTGTCGGTTCCAAAGAATTCGCCGAACGCTACTTTCCTAATGGCGTAACCCGCTCAGCGCTGCTGAAAGCCCCGGCGGTGGCGTTCGACCATCTGGATGATATGCATCAGGCATTTTTGCAGCAGTATTTCGATTTACCGCCGGGCAGCGTGCCCTGCCATATCGTGAATTCATCAGAAGCGTTTGTGCAACTGGCGCGCCAGGGCACGACCTGCTGTATGATCCCGCACCTGCAAATCGAAAAAGAGTTGAAGAGCGGCGATTTGATCGATCTGACGCCAGGCCTGTTACAGCGCCGTATGCTCTACTGGCACCGTTTTGCGCCGGAAAGCCGGATGATGCGCAACGTGACGGATGCGCTGCTGGAGTATGGACACCGGGTATTAAGGCAGGATTGA
- the rpiA gene encoding ribose-5-phosphate isomerase RpiA: protein MTQDELKKAVGWAALKYVEPGTIVGVGTGSTAAHFIDALGTMKGQIEGAVSSSDASTAKLKSLGITVFDLNEVDKLGIYVDGADEINGQMQMIKGGGAALTREKIIASVADKFICIADASKQVDILGKFPLPVEVIPMARSAVARQLVKLGGRPEYRQNVVTDNGNVILDVYGMEIIDPIALENSINSIPGVVTVGLFANRGADVALIGTADGVKTIIK, encoded by the coding sequence ATGACGCAGGATGAACTCAAAAAAGCAGTGGGCTGGGCAGCACTCAAGTATGTTGAGCCCGGAACCATTGTCGGTGTAGGCACTGGCTCCACTGCGGCGCACTTTATTGATGCGCTCGGCACGATGAAAGGCCAGATCGAAGGTGCGGTTTCCAGTTCGGATGCCTCCACCGCGAAACTGAAAAGCCTTGGCATTACCGTGTTCGATCTCAACGAAGTGGATAAATTGGGTATCTACGTTGATGGCGCGGACGAAATCAACGGCCAGATGCAGATGATCAAAGGCGGCGGCGCAGCGCTGACGCGTGAGAAAATTATCGCCTCGGTAGCGGATAAATTTATCTGTATCGCTGATGCATCCAAGCAGGTTGATATCCTGGGGAAATTCCCGCTGCCGGTGGAGGTTATCCCAATGGCTCGCAGCGCCGTTGCGCGTCAACTGGTGAAGCTGGGCGGTCGTCCGGAATATCGTCAGAACGTTGTCACCGATAACGGCAACGTGATCCTCGACGTTTATGGGATGGAGATCATCGATCCGATTGCGCTGGAAAACAGCATCAATAGCATCCCGGGCGTAGTCACTGTAGGGTTATTCGCCAATCGTGGCGCGGATGTGGCGCTGATCGGCACCGCCGACGGTGTGAAAACCATCATAAAATGA
- the serA gene encoding phosphoglycerate dehydrogenase → MAKVSLEKDKIKFLLVEGVHQKALDSLRAAGYTNIEFHKGALDTEQLKESIRDAHFIGLRSRTQLTEDVIAAAEKLVAVGCFCIGTNQVNLDAAAKRGIPVFNAPFSNTRSVAELVIGELLLLMRGIPEANAKAHRGVWNKLAVGSYEARGKKLGIIGYGHIGTQLGILAESLGMHVFFYDIESKLPLGNATQVQHLSDLLNMSDVVSLHVPETPSTKDMIGVEELKLMKPGALLINASRGTVVDIPALCDALKSKHLAGAAIDVFPTEPATNSDPFDSPLCEFDNVLLTPHIGGSTQEAQENIGLEVAGKLIKYSDNGSTLSAVNFPEVSLPMHGGRRLLHIHENRPGVLTALNQIFASQNINIAAQYLQTTPYMGYVVVDIEADEDVAQKALQSMKAIPGTIRARLLF, encoded by the coding sequence ATGGCAAAGGTATCACTGGAGAAAGACAAGATTAAATTTCTGCTCGTCGAAGGAGTGCACCAGAAAGCGCTGGATAGCCTCCGTGCGGCGGGTTATACCAACATTGAATTCCACAAAGGTGCGCTGGACACCGAGCAGCTTAAAGAGTCCATCCGTGATGCCCACTTTATCGGCCTGCGATCCCGTACTCAACTGACTGAAGATGTTATCGCGGCGGCGGAAAAATTAGTCGCTGTGGGCTGTTTCTGTATTGGTACTAACCAGGTGAATCTGGACGCGGCCGCAAAGCGTGGCATTCCGGTGTTTAATGCGCCGTTCTCCAACACCCGTTCCGTGGCGGAACTGGTTATTGGCGAACTGTTGCTGTTGATGCGTGGTATTCCTGAAGCGAACGCGAAAGCGCACCGTGGTGTCTGGAACAAACTCGCAGTCGGTTCCTACGAAGCGCGCGGTAAAAAACTCGGCATTATCGGCTATGGTCATATCGGTACGCAGTTGGGCATTCTGGCTGAATCGCTGGGGATGCACGTCTTCTTTTATGATATCGAAAGTAAGCTGCCGCTGGGCAACGCCACGCAGGTACAACATCTTTCCGATCTGCTGAACATGAGCGATGTGGTGAGCCTGCATGTGCCGGAAACCCCGTCAACCAAAGATATGATTGGCGTTGAAGAGCTGAAATTGATGAAGCCTGGCGCGCTGCTGATCAACGCTTCTCGCGGCACGGTGGTCGATATTCCGGCGCTATGCGATGCGCTGAAAAGCAAACATCTGGCCGGTGCGGCAATTGACGTCTTCCCGACGGAACCCGCCACCAACAGCGATCCGTTTGATTCCCCGCTGTGCGAATTTGACAACGTGTTGCTGACGCCGCACATCGGCGGTTCAACGCAAGAAGCGCAGGAAAATATCGGTCTTGAAGTAGCCGGTAAACTGATTAAATATTCTGACAACGGTTCTACGCTGTCGGCGGTTAACTTCCCGGAAGTTTCTTTGCCGATGCACGGTGGCCGTCGCTTGCTGCACATCCACGAAAACCGTCCTGGCGTGCTGACTGCACTCAACCAAATCTTCGCCAGCCAGAATATCAACATCGCGGCGCAGTACCTGCAAACAACGCCGTATATGGGTTATGTCGTGGTTGATATCGAAGCGGATGAAGACGTCGCGCAGAAAGCGTTGCAGAGCATGAAAGCGATTCCTGGAACGATTCGCGCCCGTCTGCTGTTCTGA
- a CDS encoding 5-formyltetrahydrofolate cyclo-ligase — protein MTQLPDFPSSRQEIRKLIRQRRRALSSEQQAHFAQQAAARMMAYPPVVMAHTVALFLSFDGELDTQPLIEQLWRSGKRVYLPVLHPFSPGNLLFLHYHPHSELVINRLKIHEPKLDVRDVLPLNQLDVLITPLVAFDEQGQRLGMGGGFYDRTLQNWRTYNLQPVGYAHDCQGVQALPVEEWDIPLPAVITPSKVWEW, from the coding sequence ATGACGCAACTTCCTGATTTTCCCTCTTCACGACAAGAAATCCGCAAACTTATCCGCCAGCGCAGGCGTGCGCTAAGCAGCGAGCAACAGGCGCATTTTGCCCAGCAGGCAGCCGCGCGCATGATGGCGTATCCACCCGTCGTGATGGCGCATACTGTGGCATTGTTTCTCTCTTTCGACGGTGAACTGGATACTCAACCGTTGATTGAACAGCTCTGGCGCAGCGGAAAACGGGTTTACCTGCCGGTGCTCCACCCGTTTAGCCCGGGCAATCTGCTCTTTCTGCATTACCACCCGCACAGTGAACTGGTGATCAATCGCCTGAAGATTCATGAACCGAAACTGGACGTGCGCGATGTCCTGCCGCTTAATCAGCTTGATGTGCTGATTACGCCGCTGGTGGCGTTCGACGAACAGGGCCAACGTTTAGGTATGGGCGGAGGTTTTTACGATCGCACACTGCAAAACTGGCGCACTTACAACTTACAGCCCGTGGGCTACGCGCATGACTGTCAGGGCGTTCAGGCTCTGCCGGTGGAAGAGTGGGATATTCCGCTGCCTGCGGTAATCACGCCATCAAAAGTGTGGGAGTGGTAG
- the zapA gene encoding cell division protein ZapA, producing the protein MSAQPVDIQIFGRSLRVNCPPEQRDALNQAAEDLNQRLQDLKVRTRVTNTEQLVFIAALNISYELAQEKAKTREYAANMEQRIRMLQQTIEQALLDQGRITDRPGPKFE; encoded by the coding sequence ATGTCTGCACAACCCGTCGATATCCAAATTTTTGGTCGTTCACTGCGAGTGAACTGCCCGCCTGAACAGAGGGATGCTCTTAACCAGGCTGCGGAGGATCTGAATCAGCGGTTGCAAGATCTGAAAGTTCGCACTAGAGTCACAAATACTGAGCAGTTGGTGTTTATCGCCGCGTTGAACATCAGCTACGAGCTGGCTCAGGAAAAGGCAAAAACCCGTGAGTACGCAGCCAACATGGAACAGCGTATCCGAATGTTACAGCAGACCATCGAACAGGCATTGCTTGATCAGGGTCGCATAACAGACAGGCCGGGGCCTAAGTTTGAATAA
- a CDS encoding YecA/YgfB family protein: MSIQNEIPGYNDVGQLLNQQGVGLLPAEMHGLIAGMICGGNDDSSWQPLLHDLTNDGLAFGHELAQALRAMHAATSDSLEDDGFLFQLYLPEGDDVSVFDRADALAGWVNHFLLGLGVTQPKLDKVTGETGEAIDDLRNIAQLGYDEEEDQEELEMSLEEIIEYVRVAALLCHDTFTHPQPTAPEVRKPTLH, encoded by the coding sequence ATGTCTATACAGAACGAAATACCTGGTTACAACGATGTAGGCCAGTTGCTCAACCAACAGGGCGTGGGGCTGCTTCCTGCTGAAATGCATGGGCTTATCGCAGGGATGATCTGCGGTGGCAACGATGACAGCTCCTGGCAGCCGCTGCTGCATGATTTAACTAACGACGGGCTGGCTTTTGGTCATGAGTTGGCACAGGCACTGCGGGCAATGCATGCGGCAACCAGCGATTCACTGGAAGACGACGGCTTTCTGTTCCAACTCTATTTGCCGGAGGGCGATGACGTCAGCGTTTTCGACCGAGCCGATGCGCTCGCCGGCTGGGTAAACCATTTCCTGCTTGGGTTAGGCGTCACGCAGCCGAAGCTCGACAAAGTGACTGGCGAAACCGGCGAAGCGATTGACGATTTGCGTAACATCGCGCAACTGGGTTATGACGAAGAAGAAGATCAGGAAGAGCTGGAAATGTCGCTTGAAGAGATCATCGAATACGTCCGCGTCGCTGCGCTGCTATGCCACGACACGTTCACGCACCCGCAGCCGACCGCGCCAGAAGTGCGTAAGCCGACGTTACATTAA
- the pepP gene encoding Xaa-Pro aminopeptidase encodes MTQLEFLRRRQTLLAQMVPGSAALIFAAPEATRSADSEYPYRQNSDFWYFTGFNEPEAVLVLIKSDDTHNHSVLFNRVRDKTAEIWFGRRLGQEAAPAKLGVDRALAFPEINTHLYQLLNGLDAVYHAQGEYEYADNILFTALEKLRKGARQNLTAPATLTDWRPIVHEMRLFKSAEEIEVMRRAGEISALAHTRAMQVCRPGMFEYQLEGEIQHEFNRHGARFPSYNTIVGSGENGCILHYTENESQMRDGDLVLIDAGCEYMGYAGDITRTFPVNGKFSPAQREIYDIVLASLERALELFRPGTSIQTVTGEVVRIMITGLAKLGILQGDIDELIAKNAHRPFFMHGLSHWLGLDVHDVGVYGQDRSRELAPGMVLTVEPGLYISPDADVPEQYRGIGIRVEDDIVITEEGNENLTASVVKKADDIEALMAASRS; translated from the coding sequence ATGACACAGCTTGAGTTTCTCCGTCGTCGCCAGACATTGCTGGCGCAGATGGTTCCGGGTAGCGCGGCGTTGATCTTTGCCGCACCGGAAGCGACCCGCAGCGCAGACAGTGAATACCCGTATCGTCAAAACAGCGATTTCTGGTATTTCACCGGTTTTAACGAACCCGAAGCGGTGCTGGTGCTGATAAAGAGCGATGACACCCACAACCATAGCGTGCTGTTCAACCGCGTGCGTGATAAAACCGCCGAGATCTGGTTTGGCCGCCGTCTTGGTCAGGAAGCCGCGCCAGCGAAGCTGGGCGTCGACCGTGCGCTGGCGTTCCCGGAAATCAACACGCACCTTTACCAGTTGCTCAATGGCCTCGACGCGGTTTATCACGCGCAGGGTGAATATGAGTATGCGGATAATATCCTGTTCACTGCGCTGGAGAAGCTGCGCAAAGGCGCGCGGCAGAATCTGACAGCGCCTGCCACGCTGACTGACTGGCGTCCGATCGTCCACGAGATGCGTCTGTTTAAATCGGCCGAAGAGATCGAAGTGATGCGTCGCGCCGGGGAGATCTCCGCGCTGGCGCATACCCGCGCCATGCAGGTTTGCCGTCCAGGAATGTTTGAATATCAGCTTGAAGGTGAAATTCAGCATGAATTTAACCGCCACGGCGCGCGTTTCCCGTCCTATAACACCATTGTCGGTTCGGGGGAGAACGGCTGCATCCTGCATTACACTGAAAATGAAAGCCAGATGCGTGACGGCGATTTAGTGCTGATTGATGCTGGCTGTGAATATATGGGATACGCCGGGGATATTACCCGCACCTTCCCGGTAAACGGCAAATTCAGCCCGGCACAGCGTGAAATTTATGACATTGTGCTGGCATCGCTGGAACGTGCGCTAGAACTATTCCGTCCGGGAACCTCCATTCAGACCGTCACCGGCGAAGTGGTGCGCATTATGATCACAGGTCTGGCAAAGCTTGGCATTCTGCAGGGCGATATCGATGAATTGATCGCAAAAAATGCCCACCGCCCATTCTTTATGCACGGGTTAAGCCACTGGCTGGGGCTGGATGTTCATGACGTTGGCGTTTACGGTCAGGATCGTTCGCGCGAGCTGGCACCTGGCATGGTGTTGACCGTTGAGCCGGGCCTCTATATTTCCCCGGATGCAGATGTTCCCGAGCAGTATCGCGGCATTGGCATCCGCGTCGAAGATGACATCGTTATTACCGAAGAGGGTAACGAGAATCTCACCGCCAGCGTGGTTAAAAAGGCGGATGATATTGAAGCACTGATGGCGGCGAGCCGTTCATGA
- the ubiH gene encoding 2-octaprenyl-6-methoxyphenyl hydroxylase, translating to MSVIIVGGGMAGATLALVISHLTQGKLPVHLVEAIAPGSHHHPGFDARAIALAAGTCQQLARVGIWQAIARCATPISTVHVSDRGHAGFVTLDAQDYHLEALGQVVELHDIGQRLFTLLQNAPGVTLHCPDRVSNLTRNEHQVSVTLESGELISGQLLVAADGSRSDMGEQLGILWQKTPYHQAAVIANVTTSVPHQGRAFERFTEHGPLAMLPMSQGRCSLVWCHPLEKQQQVAGWSDERFCHELQKAFGWRLGRIEHAGKRSVYPLTLTNASSPVSHRAVLVGNAAQTLHPIAGQGFNLGMRDVMTLAETLAEAWAEQKDVGCYPVLTRYRHQRQADKSATIGVTDGLVHLFANRWAPLVVGRNIGLMAMELFTPARDVLAQRTLGWVAR from the coding sequence ATGAGCGTGATTATTGTTGGCGGCGGCATGGCCGGTGCGACGCTCGCGCTGGTCATTTCACATCTGACGCAGGGAAAATTACCGGTTCACCTGGTGGAGGCGATAGCGCCGGGTTCTCACCATCATCCTGGTTTTGATGCCCGTGCCATTGCGCTGGCGGCAGGCACGTGCCAGCAGCTTGCGCGCGTCGGGATCTGGCAGGCGATAGCCCGTTGTGCAACGCCCATTTCGACCGTTCATGTCAGCGATCGTGGTCACGCCGGTTTTGTCACGCTGGATGCACAGGATTATCACCTTGAGGCGCTGGGCCAGGTGGTTGAACTGCATGATATCGGCCAGCGGCTCTTTACCTTGCTGCAAAATGCGCCGGGCGTGACGCTACATTGCCCCGATCGGGTCAGCAATTTGACCCGTAATGAGCACCAAGTATCGGTAACGCTGGAAAGCGGCGAACTGATTAGTGGCCAGTTGCTGGTTGCGGCGGACGGTTCACGTTCGGACATGGGCGAGCAACTGGGGATCCTCTGGCAGAAAACCCCCTATCACCAGGCAGCGGTCATTGCCAACGTCACTACCTCTGTTCCGCATCAGGGACGTGCATTCGAACGCTTCACCGAGCATGGGCCGCTGGCGATGTTGCCCATGTCGCAGGGGCGTTGTTCACTGGTGTGGTGTCATCCGCTGGAAAAACAGCAGCAGGTAGCTGGCTGGTCTGACGAACGTTTTTGTCATGAGCTACAAAAGGCTTTCGGCTGGCGCCTGGGGCGAATTGAGCACGCCGGAAAACGCAGCGTTTATCCCCTGACGCTGACTAACGCGTCGTCGCCGGTTTCTCATCGCGCGGTGCTGGTCGGCAATGCGGCTCAGACGCTGCATCCTATTGCCGGACAAGGGTTTAACCTCGGCATGCGCGATGTCATGACGCTGGCGGAAACGTTAGCAGAGGCGTGGGCGGAGCAGAAAGATGTCGGCTGTTATCCGGTGCTGACGCGCTACCGTCACCAGCGTCAGGCGGACAAAAGTGCAACCATAGGCGTTACCGACGGGCTGGTGCATCTTTTTGCCAACCGCTGGGCGCCGCTTGTCGTCGGGCGCAATATCGGGTTGATGGCGATGGAACTATTTACCCCGGCGCGCGATGTACTGGCGCAGCGCACCCTCGGTTGGGTAGCCCGTTAA